GAATCAGGTTTGGGATGTGTGGGCAGAACAAAGTCTTGAATGTTTTACCAGAAGGCTGGACTGGTCTCTGTGCCTTGGTTAGAGCGACACAACAGGTGTCTATCATTAAATCACAGCAGGATGAGTCTGTAAAGCATAGAGTAAGGGAAGCCTATGAATCAGATCCCAAAGTATATCTAGATGCGATTGGATAGGTGAGAGGAGTTCCTGATGAATACAAAGCAAGAGACGAGGTTAAATCAGGGTTTAAATCAATATTTATTTGGATAACACCTAATAATAACAATGTACTAGATGGAACTTTTCCTTTAGCTATGACTAAACTGAAGGGATTGTGACAAGAGGTTAAGGACAATGAACCCATGGTTGGGACTGGTTGGATTTAGCTTTAAGTAAATGGGGTTACTCCAGGAGGAGGACATGATTGCAATGATTATGGTGTTCAAGGGTTTCCTGTTTTAGTAAAGCACCCGATTATGTGCTTGATTGAAAGCTGGACTGATACAATATGTATAACCTGGTAATAATTTACTATGGAGTGTATTGTCTATTTCCTTTCTACCTTTGACAAGGGATAAATTAAGTTAGAACTTCTGAATTTTGTTTACTTAAACTTGTGGTTAAAATGGGGAAATTCCAGTTACAAGTGTCCATGGACCATGTCCTTAAACAGGTGTTTTCATTTGTGATTTCACTGTTGTTACAGAGGTGTCTGTAAGGAAGGATCTTGTTTAAGTGTCATATTGAGAATGACAAGGGTTTTCTTATTTTCTTTGTTTTAAATAACTGAGAACCTCAGGCAAGGCTATGTATTACATGCTAATGCTTTTACATTGTATTTTCAGTTTGATTTTACTTTGTATTTGTACAGATTGGATCTTTTACTGTTTTATTGATGTTTGGTCCAGTTTATTTGTGTGTATATGGTTGATATCTTTTTGCTTTTTATGTGGGagttaatgtaatgtaactagggGCAGCGGATATGCTGAGCCACTAATGTAGACAATAAGTACATTGACCGGATAGAGAGGTAGGGGCATGTAATACAATTACCATCTCTATGTAGGATGTCATGCTAAAGATTGCATTAGCTGAGAACATAATTACATTTCCGTCTTCTAACATACTAATGTCAGGAGAAAGCAGGAGAAGGATGGTAGCAAATTGACGACCATGTGAAACGCTTATGcaataaatgtattatttgttGTATACGCTAGGGGGTTCTGCAACCATTTTGATCCAAAACCGGAACAGATGTGTGCGTTATCAGGCGTAGGCAAGCAAGAAACTCGGGTTGGAAGATAATGGTGGCTGAAGGGCTAAGAGGAGTAATTGCATTAACTAAGGGGATGTACCCATATGCTGTATGTGGCTAAAAGCAGAGCCAATGCTCAGGGAAGTTAGATGTTCAGGACCACCTCAGCTTTTGCTACTTTGTATTGAAGCCTATATTGAATTCATAAGTTCTTGTACGAGTATTATATTCTGAAGACAATTTTCCACAACAGCCAGCACCAAACAGCTAATATCAATATTTTTGGttctggaaaatatatttcacactggtttagatggtacaatgattatctGCACTATACTTGCTCGTTTTGTCAAACTGAAATTaagtgaactattagaattttagcaaccaggaaaaaaTGATTCCTGACTATTTAAATGATAAGTTGTGAGGTATAAGACCTAGCATAAGcccatttaaaataaaataatcagTTCTTAATCCAAAACTCCAGTAACATGATCACATCCACTACTAAGACATTGACTTCATCCCTTTTCTTTAATCAATACCCGAGTTGGGAATAATCAGAATGAGAAagtatgacaaagcaaaaatagtgtAAGACAGTGCACAACCAAGTGTAAAAATAGCAACAGATTTGAGTGTTCATCCACACAGTAGTATGGGACAGGTCCATGGTCTCTCCTAAATCAGGGGGCATACACTGGGAAGGGACTGTGAAAAGTCAGGTGTCTTAGGCATAGGGGCTGGGGTTGATCTTGGTCTGGGAACTGCTATACGAGGGCTGGGATCCATATGTGACTGGCTGGGCTGTATTGTTCAGGGCAGAAAAGTGAGAGATGGGTTGGGGCAGGCTGGGCATCAAAGTTGGTTTAGGAAGAAACTGTATGCGTGGTTGGCACAGGATCTTTGCCCTGCCACTTGGGTGTTGGAGTTTCCCCTCTTCATTCAGGGGGTGCTGATTGCCTCACTCCAGCAGGGGCGCCACACTGCATTCTATCACTATGGCTGGTCAAAGTACATTGTTGCTGCTATGGGGACCGGCGCTCTGTACGTTGTTACTATTAGTGCTGTCACTTTGGGTATTGTTGCCATGGGGATCATCACCGAGAAGACTGTCAATGTGCATTGGGCTGGTGTCAGGGGCAGGGTTAGTGACAGTGCCCAGGAAGAGGGGAGCAAGGGAGGCATGGTCTACCAGGGCGAACAGAAAGGGGGAGTTTACGAAGAAGATGGGAACAGAGCGCATTATGGTAACAGAGGTGGCTGCAGATGCGTCGGCCCCTTCCTCACTGAGCTCCACCCTGCAAGCGTGACGCACACTGGACACCTGCAGAGGAACCGCAGAGATACCGGACAGATCAGGACCAGAGAACAGAGATCCCAAACCTGAGAGAGAAGAGATTTTGATTGAGCATTCAGCCATCCTATACTGTTATTGACTGCTGTAaaacacatgtctgtttctagctCACGGAACAGTTTCAGACCTgagaggaaaaactcctggccaaAACTATTGACCTTTCTGTGCTAGTCTCTAGACAGACTGGATGCCTCCCACAAATTACCAATGTTCCAGATTGCACGTCTGTACTAAGACCAATGTCAGTTTGGCAGAGGAAAGAGCGGAGTTGGGCGCCGGAAAATCCATCCCGAGCCCTGCCGCAAACATTTCCGGCAGTTAGCTAGGAACTTGCGAAGAATCAACTGAGTAGTTTGCAGGCGCCATGACATTAGCGTTACAAGCTTACAACCACTGACCGCCTGTGGCAAAAGTGACCGCATTGTGTGTACACCTCATGTTTGAGGggattattaatacattttttgcCCCGCCTACCCAAACTTGTGATTTGTTGGGAGTCTCGTCCGTCTGAATAGCACCCTCTCCGAATTGGACAAGAAAATCCAACATGATTCCCAGACCTAGTGCGATTGTCCTAGGTCTGGAATTTCCTAGACCACTTCTGTGCTCACCCATGCTGGACAGCGCCTCCTGTAGCTCTTGACGGTACTGCAGGGTGAACTTTGGCAGTTGGACCTGCATGGTGCTCTCCTGAGGTAGACGCCTGTACAGGTCCGAGATGTTCAGCTTGGCCACCAGCGATGACACATTTCCTCTTCCTGGCAACGGCATCACTACTAGGAAGCTGGTGTTTCCCTTAAACGGAAAACGTGCAACCTGCAAACACAGGAGAAGGGGGGTGGGAGATAGATTTTATAATGGGAGAATGCACAAACTGCACTGTAGATATTAAGAGAAAGGTGGAGACAAGGACAGTATATATTATCAACGTTTCAGGAGTAAAACAAATCTCCAGTAGCAGGATGTCAAAATATAGAAATGATTAAGACAGCAACAGTGCAGAACAGCCAGCCCAACTCACCTGAGCTCCAAGCTCCCCATCTTCTAACAGGCTCAGTGGATACTTGGCTGAGCGCATCATGTCCACATGGACAAAGTTCTTGTTGTCCAGGTAGAATTCCCCCTTCTGTGTGAGCTGAGGGTCGAAGCGAGCCTCCCACTCACCTACCAGAGACAACAGGAGAACAAGCCACAGTTGTAAAGGGTAGACGCTTCTGTATGGTATACAGTTTCAAACCTTTATTTTAAGATGGAGTGAAAGGGCGTACCTTTGAAATGCACAGCATTGATAAGCATTAGCACCATATCATGCGGAATACTGGGCAGGAAATTGGTCATGTGACCTTTAGTGGCCTCCTCCACCCATTGGTTGACCTCCTCCACTGAGATCAGGGGGGCAGGCTCTGATCTGTACCGACGCAGGGATTCTGCAATAAAGGACTGGTACACCTCAAACTCTGAGAGAGAGGTGAACACAACATATACCAAGTGTCAAAAGTGGTAAGACCTTAACAGCAGTTACAATGGATGTGCTTTATAATTATGTTAGTAGATTGCCATTTTCTGGCACAGAGCTGCAGCGCTGACATCTACTCATCCTGGAAGCACACACCTGGGCGCAGGTATATGCGTGTGGCCACCTGTAGGGAAGTGTTGGTGAGGTGTTGGAGCAGGCTGCCCAGGGTGTGATGGTAGCAGGGTACGGTGTGAGCATGTAGAGAACTGAGCAGCAACTTCTGGGTCTCGTTGTGAGCTCCTGATAGGGGCAACGACCATGTTAAGCACATTAAGTCTTGGAGATAAGCtaacaaacacacatatacaatctCAGATACATACTATTAACATTATACATGAGCTCTCACACGCCTCACCCAGTGAGAGCTGTGCCAGTGCGAGGGCCACACTTAAGGGTGATATGATGACGTTGGGCTGCTCCAGCCCTGCCTGCAGGCTGTCTAGTAGCTGCCGGCCCAGTCTCTCAATTGCACCGCCTACTGACCGCCAGGCCTCCTGTCTGAATACCTGCTCTCCACAGGAGTGGTCCTCAGGAACTACCATACCAGTTTCAtcctgagagagcaagagagggggtCCAGGGGTTAGACTGTAAAGACCAGGGTAGGGTGCTAATGGTTAGATATTTAAGAAAGGTTGATGTGTTTCAGGATAGGGTTATGGTTGGCCCCCTTACAGTTAGTCCCTGCTGACAGAGGCAGAGCAGCAAGAGCACAGCCAGATACAGCACCATATCCCAACAGAGAGCCTGCAAAACAGAAAAACCTGTACAATAATGTAAGATTACAGGTTCAAGGCCCATTTAGGGGAAAGTCTAAggcagatgtaaaaaaaaaaaaaacatttttttaaataaataaataaaaagtttaGGTTTGCTTGTATAGAAATAGATAAGTACGCATACAAAACACAGCATGGATACCCAAAGGTTTCTAGGGTCTCAGTTCCTTTCTAAAGTGCAACAGTGCTTTCACATGACTAGATTGATCAAGTTAGGCTACACAGTGACCAAAAACAGTGACAACCAATACTTCCCTTCGCTATCAACACTGCTTGGACCCAAAACCAACAAAGCCTCTCCCAAAACAAATCAACTTTTCAGAACAATGGCCACACCCCAAACATTCCTTCCCATACAGCATGTTCACAAAATGGTTGCTCACAGAATTAACACTTGACATCACACCACCTATACAAACAATGGCTGTTCCACTACCAAGCTCTAACATGAAAAGGACTCTATGGTGCTTTTATACATTTACATGTTCAACACCAATTATAGTCCCCTGGGAAACATGGACCGAAATgatggttcctaccctgtcacagtAACTTTGATATTTAAGATTCAATAGCAGTGATTATCAATGCATAGCAATTATTGAACCACTCATTTTACAGAGCAATAACAAAGTACCTATTGCTGCTGGACATGGGACCACTGATTGGCTGAGAGGAAAAGAGAGCCAATCAAAAGCAGGATTGCTTGGCTAGTGGTCAGTGTGGCGCAGCATAAGCCTGGTACTACAGTGCAGAGATGGGTGGTGTTTTGCTCTGGGACCACAAGTGTTTGTCAGAGGGCCAAAGGTTTTTGTTTTACTTCTAAAGTCCACAAACAGCAAACACTGGCCTCACTACTGCAACGGTATCTCTACAGATGTATGGTAGTAttagtgtttatatatatatatatatatatgactgcATAGAATCATTAGCATTCATAGAcgtagtagaaatagtggtaatGGGGATATTTATTGATTGGTGATTTtagtgtacatttacatttacaatgtagtcttatttacaaaaaaacagtttGTGCTATTATTATATCACTAGTAAACTAATAGCTACAGCCATACATCTAAATCATGGTCCAAATAGCTTTAAATAAAAAGCACTTGCTATAGTAGAATTATATGGTTTCATGCACTGTGCCAAAATACCTACCGACTCCCCAACACCACAATCCCTTCCAAGCCTCTATCAAAGTGAATTGAGATGGTAAAAACTTACCCAGCCAATGTTTGGTCAGGGGATAGGTAATATAGGCAAATAGGATTaggatatagacagacagagagacagacagacaggcacggtGAGTGTTTCCTTAGCTGGATCCTGTAGTGCACAGTACTCTACATTGTCAGCCCCCTCATTGGCCAGTTAATGTTCAACCCTGCTTTGATTCAGCAGAGTGACTACTGTACCAGAAAATGAAAATATTAACATATGTGACCCACAGGTCAAACCTGCCATTATAAGAGCTTTGGCTCCACAACCCGGACAGAGAGCACTGAGCAGCAtcattccttccctctctcattccttctctcttTGCTTCCTTTCCTCATTTCACAGACATATCACTGATATAAAACATTTAGCAGGTGTAA
The DNA window shown above is from Salmo salar chromosome ssa13, Ssal_v3.1, whole genome shotgun sequence and carries:
- the LOC106567902 gene encoding alpha-2-antiplasmin isoform X2 — protein: MLELGSGTAIVCIGGVMSSVNSALCWDMVLYLAVLLLLCLCQQGLTDETGMVVPEDHSCGEQVFRQEAWRSVGGAIERLGRQLLDSLQAGLEQPNVIISPLSVALALAQLSLGAHNETQKLLLSSLHAHTVPCYHHTLGSLLQHLTNTSLQVATRIYLRPESLRRYRSEPAPLISVEEVNQWVEEATKGHMTNFLPSIPHDMVLMLINAVHFKGEWEARFDPQLTQKGEFYLDNKNFVHVDMMRSAKYPLSLLEDGELGAQVARFPFKGNTSFLVVMPLPGRGNVSSLVAKLNISDLYRRLPQESTMQVQLPKFTLQYRQELQEALSSMGLGSLFSGPDLSGISAVPLQVSSVRHACRVELSEEGADASAATSVTIMRSVPIFFVNSPFLFALVDHASLAPLFLGTVTNPAPDTSPMHIDSLLGDDPHGNNTQSDSTNSNNVQSAGPHSSNNVL
- the LOC106567902 gene encoding alpha-2-antiplasmin isoform X1 — protein: MLELGSGTAIVCIGGVMSSVNSALCWDMVLYLAVLLLLCLCQQGLTDETGMVVPEDHSCGEQVFRQEAWRSVGGAIERLGRQLLDSLQAGLEQPNVIISPLSVALALAQLSLGAHNETQKLLLSSLHAHTVPCYHHTLGSLLQHLTNTSLQVATRIYLRPEFEVYQSFIAESLRRYRSEPAPLISVEEVNQWVEEATKGHMTNFLPSIPHDMVLMLINAVHFKGEWEARFDPQLTQKGEFYLDNKNFVHVDMMRSAKYPLSLLEDGELGAQVARFPFKGNTSFLVVMPLPGRGNVSSLVAKLNISDLYRRLPQESTMQVQLPKFTLQYRQELQEALSSMGLGSLFSGPDLSGISAVPLQVSSVRHACRVELSEEGADASAATSVTIMRSVPIFFVNSPFLFALVDHASLAPLFLGTVTNPAPDTSPMHIDSLLGDDPHGNNTQSDSTNSNNVQSAGPHSSNNVL
- the LOC106567902 gene encoding alpha-2-antiplasmin isoform X3, whose amino-acid sequence is MVLYLAVLLLLCLCQQGLTDETGMVVPEDHSCGEQVFRQEAWRSVGGAIERLGRQLLDSLQAGLEQPNVIISPLSVALALAQLSLGAHNETQKLLLSSLHAHTVPCYHHTLGSLLQHLTNTSLQVATRIYLRPEFEVYQSFIAESLRRYRSEPAPLISVEEVNQWVEEATKGHMTNFLPSIPHDMVLMLINAVHFKGEWEARFDPQLTQKGEFYLDNKNFVHVDMMRSAKYPLSLLEDGELGAQVARFPFKGNTSFLVVMPLPGRGNVSSLVAKLNISDLYRRLPQESTMQVQLPKFTLQYRQELQEALSSMGLGSLFSGPDLSGISAVPLQVSSVRHACRVELSEEGADASAATSVTIMRSVPIFFVNSPFLFALVDHASLAPLFLGTVTNPAPDTSPMHIDSLLGDDPHGNNTQSDSTNSNNVQSAGPHSSNNVL
- the LOC106567902 gene encoding alpha-2-antiplasmin isoform X4, giving the protein MLELGSGTAIVCIGGVMSSVNSALCWDMVLYLAVLLLLCLCQQGLTDETGMVVPEDHSCGEQVFRQEAWRSVGGAIERLGRQLLDSLQAGLEQPNVIISPLSVALALAQLSLGAHNETQKLLLSSLHAHTVPCYHHTLGSLLQHLTNTSLQVATRIYLRPEFEVYQSFIAESLRRYRSEPAPLISVEEVNQWVEEATKGHMTNFLPSIPHDMVLMLINAVHFKGEWEARFDPQLTQKGEFYLDNKNFVHVDMMRSAKYPLSLLEDGELGAQVARFPFKGNTSFLVVMPLPGRGNVSSLVAKLNISDLYRRLPQESTMQVQLPKFTLQYRQELQEALSSMGVQCASRLQGGAQ